In Osmerus mordax isolate fOsmMor3 chromosome 16, fOsmMor3.pri, whole genome shotgun sequence, the genomic stretch ACGGCAACCAGCCTCCCCTGTCGTCCTCCCCCAGGAACCAGGGCAGAGGCTCCCGTACCCTGACCTTCCGCTCCAGACGCCCGCAGCAGCACCAAGGCCCCCCAGAGGAAGAGCACCACCCCAACTCCTACTCCCAGTCCCCTGGTACAGAAGGCTCTAAACGCCCGCCCGCCCAGGGTAGGAGTCGCGCCCGGTCCTTCTCTTCTGAGCCCCAtgagggccggggccggggttACCGTGGCGCCAGGAGGAGGGGCCTCTCTGAGACCGAAGGCAGGCCTAGAAGGGACAAGTATGACACACCTCTCAGGGAATGGGAGAAATGTTTGATTTGGGTTTTTTAGTTcattttgtattgtattttgtttttgtatgcatttttatattatGTTTTTGCATTTTTTTGGTTTGGTCCCTGTTTAGTTTGTGCTAACTTGTGTGGATTTTGATTTCTGCTGTTTAGTTTCCTTAAAGTGTCTTGTCACCACACCAGTGTGAAAGTTCCTCAAAATTCCTAATGTCGAATATAGTTGATGTGACATGATGGGCGGCCCTCGTTCTGTGAAAGGGGTGGAGACCTCAAGTCCTGTAAAGAGAGTCCGTAGTGGCGCTGACCACACCATTGTTCTCCTTAATCCAGAGTTAGCAAAGCAGGCAGTTTTGTTGCATTGAACAGAGGAATGCTTGAATGGCAGTCTGCTGGAGTGACATGACTGTCCGTGGTCTCGGTTATTCAAAGCGACGTGACATTTCTGTTATATTTAGTGTGAGTTTAACCTCAAGTGTACTAAGCCAACTGTATTATTGTTTTCTTATCGTTGACATTAAAGCTTGGTTCATggctgtttagtttttttttaaacttggtGGCCTTTAACCTCCTGTAAATTGTTTTGCATTCTGTCTGCATGGTGTTTCCATCATCCTTGCTACATTTGGTTTGTCAGTGGTATGCTGGACTAGTGCATTCAGAATTTCACTAGCAATGTCCTTGTACAATCTGTCTGACCGTTTCATTAGAAATCGTTTCACAAACACGTGATCAATGAAAGTGACCACTGTCTTCCCTTGGTCCCTGTCAGCATCAACATGAGTGGACtgcagtgccttgcccaggagAACATCTGGTTCGACAAGCCCCACTATGATGAGGCGGAGAAACGCTTCTACGAGGGGGCCAACGGACCTTCACACCAGCAGGTATTCTACTCTTTCCTACTGTATATACAAGTGTTCTACCCTCCCCTACTGCACAGTATATACAGGTATTATATCCTGTAATAGACAAAGGGGATCCACTGGGAATAGTCTATTAGAGAGaccctgtcaacacacacacattgtattgTGTAAAAGTCAAGGTTTTTACACGTATGCTATCCCAAACATTTTTGGCCCATATTTTCTGTATTTGTACTGCATTATAAAagcgttttttttattattttaaaaacaaatatgtgcctaagacttttgcacagtactatGCTAGACTCTATTCCTCAGTTTGAACACAGCGTAGGGGATCACAAGGGTGTCCTGCTTCagccagaccagacagagttcaCCTTCCCCTGTGTGCCTCCATGTCACCTAGCTCACGGGCCTGCATGACAGGGTCAAGTGCCAGGTTTCGTCCAGCTAATGTGACCGTGGCGTCAGCTGCATGGCACAGCTGCCTGTCACTCACGGCTCTGCCGCCGCGAGGTCTGTTACATCACGGCCTCTGTACAGCGCCGCCTCCCAGAAGCGGGCCGTGAGAGTTAAGCCACTCAACTTTTAAAAGTAGCTCAGCTGATGAGCGGCGGTCAAGTGGCATGGCAGCTGTCCTCCTGTTCAGAACTGGGGCGGAGGCTTGAGCACATTCtgttgccctccctccctcccacttccAGATATACTGGTGTCTACCCAGGCTTTCCAGCACGCGTCTTAGTAAACCACATGAAAACGTTTAATTTGTTGTTCCCCATGCTCGTTCACATTGCTTGCGTAtactttgcgtgtgtgtgtgtgtctgggtagcctgtgtgtgtgtttcaggaccgTCCTTGGATCAATTCAGTCAATTGAGAGGTGATTCCACGCAACGGGTTACTTTCTGAATTGACGGAATTGAATCCGAtgtcacccctctccctgtctgtgtgtccacctGCCTGCTTCTGTTTGACCTGCCTTCctcaccacccacccccacctgtcCTGCTTCCTCCCCCGTTGCCGTGCCTCCCCCCCGTCCCTCAGGAGACGGAGGCTAGTGCCATCCTGCAGGAAATTGCTAAAGCCCGCCAGAATATCCAGCAGTCCCTAGACGGAGTGAGTACTGTACCATGAACATTCCAGTCAGCCAGTACTGTCCTCTCGAATGCCCTCGATCCAGCCTAAAATGGGAGGATAACAGAAATAATAATGGTATAAAAATGGACTAGCCACCTAATATCCTCTGTCAGGGCCAGTAGTaaccaaaaaacatctaatgtTGTATTTGATGGTCCCCTGTACCATGATGTCCGTAACTTGAGGTCTACTTACCCACTTAATGAGTACAATCGGATGATAACGTCAACATATTTGAAGGTACTGCGATGTCAAACTATCACCCTGCTGCTCATTGCTTGCCTCTTGGCTCTGCTTGCTTGTCTCACTGTGATTTATCTTAATCAAAGGggtcatgtgtttgtttgtttgtgtgtgtctctttcctGCTAACCTTTTCTTGTCTGCGTACGCTAAATGTACCCTGCTGTTTGTCTTTGCGGGATATACTCTATGTATGTGCCTTCAAGTATATGCATACAATatacatttctctctttctgtctttccattCTTTATCCCCCTGCCCTTTGACCTTTTCCGGTGatgatggatgaatgaatgggtgtatgaatgaatgggtgaatgaatgaatgggtGTAGGTGAAGACAGCCCTGCAGTTGGGCAGAGAGCGCCCACAGAAACGCCGGCACaggaacgtaagttcccagcgtGTTGGGAACCCACAAGCATGTGTGGGCCTGGACCCTGCCCACGTTTTGGGTGTGCTCTGCTCAGTGATGTGGCACCCTCCAgatttcactttctctccctgtgcATTTGTGTCTGGTGGTTTTTCAGTGTGTTTGATTTAATGGAAAGACTGCTTACGAGCTAGCCTGCATGCTGGCTGGTTCTTTGTTGACaggcattttttattttaatttctcTCTCTGGAATCCAATCATTTGGGCATCGTTTGATTGGAGTGTTGTGTTGTACTAATTTTATTATTTGGTTTAGACGAGAGAGGCTGTGTCCAGAACAGCTTTGTGGTGTTTCCACACCAGAGCATGGTTTTGGTGTGTCATGGCCAGGCTCTCGTGTCGTTGTGTATTTAAGCCTCTAATCTGGAACTTAATGCATATGATCTCCCTTTGGTGATGTACTATTTTGAGTTGTTGATCTCCTGGCATGGCTTTGGCATGGACGTCCCCTCCCTGTCATGGTGACAGGGATCTGAAACAGCAGTCTctcacccagctgtgtgtgtttgtgtgcagtctTCCTCCCATGCCGGAGGTGACCAGGAGCTGGTGTCTCGCATGAAGAGCCTGGAACTGGAGAACCAGGGCCTGCACAAAGGTAGGCTGTGGGAAGCAACACCTTGAACCATCTGGGAAGTCTTACACAATATGCCTTCCTGGTTGGATTTGTGTTGCTATTGGACTGTGCCGTTTCCAGCGCTTCTTCTGTTTGTaattctcgtgtgtgtgtgtgtgtgtgtgtgtgtgtgtgtttcagtggttGGTGATTTGAGGGCAGCCCTATCCAAGCTGGAGTCCAGAGTGTCATCCCTGGAGAAGACTCCCAaatcagcagcagcagtagtCCCCTGTGCCAAGGttaggcacagacacacacagactataccagtggttcccaaccctggtcctcagggaatgcctgtcctgcatgttttagatgtgtcCCTGCTCCAAAACAgcttattcaaatgaatgggtcgctATCGAGCTCTGCAGaggcctgcttatgaccattcatttgaatcagctgtgttggagcagggaaacatttaaaacatgcaggataggtgttccctgaggaccagggttgggaaccactgcccTATACAACCAAGGCCCTCGGAAGGGAATATAACGCCTCCACTGACAAGCAACGTGTTGGGAGTCTGTCCATGGGAGTTAGCCTTGAAAGCATCACACTCCTCCAGCTGCAGCAGTTCcttgacccccctccctccctcaggcgGCCCCCGTCCAGCAGGTGAAGGCGGCGCAGAACGGAGACGAGGATGATGACATGGACCTGTTCGGCagcgacgaggaggaggatgcgGAGGCAGAGCGcgtcagggaggagaggctggcggCTTACGCAGCCAAGAAGTCCAAGAAGCCCGCCCTCATCGCCAAGTCCTCCATCCTGCTGGACGTCAAACcggtcagctcctcctccctggtcacCTATGACCTCATCCACACTTTTTTATCAACAATCATCCATTTAACTGTCCATATTACTACTGTCCATTTCTTCTGCTTCTCTGTCTAAGGTTATTTGTAATCTGGATTGGGTGATCACCATCCTTCTTTcttattctttgtttgttttgtactCCCAGTGGGATGACGAGACAGACATGGCGAAGCTGGAGGAGTGCGTGCGCACGGTTCAGATGGACGGCCTGCTGTGGGGCCAGTCCAAGCTGGTGCCCGTGGGCTACGGCATCAAGAAGCTGCAGATCTCCTGCGTGGTGGAGGACGACAAGGTGGGCACAGacatgctggaggaggagatcacCCAGTTTGAAGACTACGTAAGTACACTGCTCCCAGGACATCCACCTATGTCGTTCCCAGGTCAGAGACCGATGCCTGAATTCACACTTCATCAACAACAATTGTTTTAATATGACAAATGACACAAACCTATTTGGTCAATTAATATTGCATATGCTCTAACATGCATGCTTATACATACAACTCCTAACATATACAGCACTTGAAATAGTCCATAAGTGAAAGATGTATACTGATGTCCGGTTTTTGTTTGGTTTCAGGTCCAGAGTGTTGACATTGCTGCATTTAACAAGATCTAAGTCTCATCAGAAATGTTACTGTTGCTCTCGGCTTGTTCGGTTATCAATAAAATGTTGAGCTTTAAGTACAAACATGTCTCTTCCTTCATTAATTTAGAGGGCAAAGATGTACATTATTAAACTGAAGGTGAATTCCGACATCTCACATGAACACAATGTAACTTAAGttcaaataaacatttaaaatttGGATTTGAACCCAGCATGTCTGAAAGAGCATGCACACTAACCCAGTGAGCTAACAGGGGAGCCCTGCTTTCTTCTGGTTTTATGACACCCCAACTCTGCAGGTTGTTACATCTAGATATttcaatgtcaaatgtaaatgttgagtGGAGATTGTTATGATCCCTGATAGCTCAGGGGTTAAGGATGTGGGCTACTATGTGGGGGATCTGGTGTTCAAATCTGGCTGAAGGATATTCTTACAGCTAAATGTTTTGCTCTTCGacttataaataaaactgataAAACGTACATTTATTTTTAGACTCTTGGTTGAGCCTTTCCTGGTGggacagttgggagaggggatctggacaGTCGGGGAGTGCGCTGTGGTTACAGGGATCTGGGCCCACGGATGTGTTTGGCACTACGCTCTGTGCTGAATTTGAACCCAGGTCGTTGTGGTTTAGGCCCTTGTTTTCAACCCACTACACCATGGGGTTCCCCTTCTATATAACTCTATATACTatcattttttcccccaccccaagTGCTTAGTGCTGAATGAAATGAAATTaggttactaatgtgattgctttatctgtaaattaaattaatgctttttcaatgacttaattcattgaaataaaaatattttttctgaacttctttgatttgaatattttttggtaATGCATCGTGTAagtcttaaatttcaatctttatggtcttaatgtcttaaaaatgtcttaaatttgacttactgaaacctgcaggaaCCCTGTACATAGAAAAAGTACATTAAAATCCATAAAATTGTATCTCTACAAAGTACACCGTTAAATCATTCGTTTCATGACCAAACAACACGTTTGTGAGGAGAGCCTAGTTTCAAGGTGGACCCCAGTCCCATCCAGAAGCCGGGGTAGAGAGGCTGAGTGAACGTGGTCTTGGTCCTATGAAGCAGAGTCATCTTATCAGAGACGCTGTAGAAAGACAGCGTTCCAGACCCGTGGTCCAGAAACACTCCTATCCTGTTGGAGCACGGGACACCTATAGCTGTACTGTCCTTGTTGTGTTGGAAAGAGCAACCGAGATTGGAGCAGTCCAGGCTCCAGGACTTGGAATTGTGTCCCAGCTTGCTGtcgctccctccccctgtcctggtCATCCCTTTGTAGCACGCTCCTACGGAGACCCCCCTGGAGCCCTCCCACTCCACCTCCCAGTACCTGCGTCCGGTCAGGGGCTCTCGACACAGCACCTGGGCCCAGCTGGTGAAGCGCTCCGGGTTGTCCGGGTACAGCTGGGACTCTGACAGTGTGGTCGCCCCCTTCCTCCCGTCAGACACGCGCAGGTAGGGATTTGCTGTGTTGACGTCCAGCACCATGTCACTGCAATCTGGGATGAGGAAGCCAATGCTTTACAACTCGATTCCTTTTACAAGAGATGGGTAACCATGCGCTGTACCGTAAAACACACTTACATTGTAGGAATTCTGACCTGGTTTTTGGCTCTGTGTTGGCTGTGGTACTGTTGTTTGCTGTCAGAGACAGATTTTGGGTGATTATGCTGTAAATTGCTTGGTTTAATACTACCGTGTTAAATGTTCTTCCATTTCCCCCAGACATACCTCTCTGAAGAGTTGTAGTGGATTGTGGATTTGATTCCTGATGTGGGCTTTCTTCCTTTACTATAAACAAAACGTGAAAGTCAATAGAGGTAGTAATAGTTCAGCGTGTCATTGTGGGTACTCGGTACTtaccagggccggattaacaattttctgtgccctgggcaacaaggcTCAAGgagtgatataacattttagttgacattgtccagggccccttagatgtcatgtgcccctgggcaagtgcccagttgccctaatggttaatcctGCCTTGGTACTTACTCTTATCAGAGATCCTGTCGATTTCCttctcacacacttcctgtaaTCGATCGTGCAAGTCAACAAGGGCTCCTCTCAGGATTTTGTCCACAAAGCATGGATGGACGTTAATGCAGGGCAGATCCACAGACTGAGGAGGCTGATCGAGGGACCTGCACCTCTGCAAGGAGTTGTAACCGAAAATAACTCAAGTTAACGAATAAATCGATAAAGATAATTTAGTCAGTTGCGCCGATGCAAATACTACCACAGTATGTAAATGAAGGGAGGCTGTTTCagtacctggaggaaataaatgtGGTCCTCGGTGTGTGAAAGCTGCTCTAGCTCCGAGTCACTCTTCCTCAGTTTAGCGAGCTCCCTGTCCAGCTTCTCCAGTTGGGTTTCTGCCTGGCCGACAGCAGCCTTCTCCTGGGCCCGCATCTCCTCTCTGACCTCAGAGCGCCTTCTCTCGACGGAGCGGATCAGCTTGGAGAagaccctctcgctctcctccatgCCTGTCTCGGTGGCATGCTGGTCACAGCATTTGCAATGGTGTTTTTAACCCAAGTCTCACAGTATCATATGGAAAATGATAATTCTTTAGACTTATGTTATTAGAAAATGATCATTTATGGCATGCTGAATGGAGTGTTAGTACACTGGTGAAACTCACCTTGATGTATCTGATAATTTGCTTAAGCTTCTTTTCAATCTCCTTACATTTATGTATGGATTTTAAGGAAGCCTCATCTAGCTGTTTCTGTGAAAGAAAAGCAAGAGTCATATTTCCAAGTACCACACGTGACACACGTGTCATCGTGACTGGAAGAACATGTCGATTTTTTGTGAGCTACCTGTTGAGTTTTCCTCTCTGCTACGACTGAGACGGTGTCATGGTCCTTGTGGCTCTCCTTTGTACAAACAGTGCAGACACACTGCTGGTCAGTTCGACAATAGACTCTGAGCAGTTTGTTATGATGTGGACACAGCTTCTCTTTCAGTGAGCCCAAAGTTTGTatcagtttgtgtgttttcccaCAAAATTGTACCTCGTGTGCCATCAAGTGAGCGTCACAATAAGATTCCAAGCAAACGAGACAAGATTTCACGGCTTTGCTCTTTTTACTAGAGCAAATATCGCATTTCACAACATCCTCAGTCTTGGCACTTGGCTGTAGAGGCGTTCCACGTAATCCGGACCCTTGAAACTTCTCCACCACCTCTGCTAGGACTGTACTCCTGCTCAGTGTTGGTCTAGGACTGAAAGTCTGCCTACACTGAGGGCAGCAGAATTATGGCAAgccgttttaacatttatttctacaaacgtactagtcactattttaaagttactagtacttattctttagttactagtaactaatccaatagttactagtatataTTCccattttactagtaactttcattagatactagtaactattctttagttactagtaactaatccaatagttactagtatctattcccgttttactagtaactttcattagatactagtaactattctttagttactagtaactaatccaatagttactagtatctattcccgttttactagtaagttttcattagatactagtacctattttttagttactagtaactattccgaCATATCCCGAAAccaataagtactagtaactattgccaacaagatatctagttaacatgcaaattagctttagaagatatctagttaacatgcaaatgagCTTCtaaagatatctagttaacatgcaaattagctttagaagatatctagttaacatgcaaattagcttctgaagatatctagttaacatgcaaattagctgctGAAGACCACACCTCACAGAAGACAGCACCACAGAGAAAATATCAACGAACCGATTTGAGAAATGGCACACCTATGTGTAATTgaagaaataggacgaaaatgcAGAGCATTAGAAAGAGCTTTCCAACAAGCTAACATAAGCCACGCACGATTGATGCCGATTGAGTCATCACTTGTGAATTTAAGAAGACTGGACGGTATTTTATCGGTGGAGACAATGCAAGAACTTGTTGCTAGCCTTGAAGAACTCCGAgctctcatcaccaccacacatgcGATGTCAGGAGAGCACAGCGAAGACGCCTTTTCAGCCCCTCGTATGCCCTCAGGTAACGTTTGGATTTTACTTTTAGAATAACATTACTCGTACAATGGTAATATGGTGGTTAGCCAAATATACCTTGTATTAGAGATCCCTGTAGGTTATTACTTAAGATAGCTTGCTAGCTGTCGAGGGCCGATGTTATCTACCTTGACTTTACAGTATTGTCTTTATTAGCTACATTAGTTGCTAACGTTTCCTGACCATCTCTGCCCAACTTGTATCTCTAACTTATGTTCTCAGGCCAGCGAGGGAGACCTAAAATTGCCATAACAAGGCAGCAAATACAGTTCCTCGTGGGTCAAGGCTACACAGTCAAGCGGATGGGACAGCTGCTGAAATGTTCAGCATCTTTTTTATATCAGAAAACCAGAGCGCTTGGATTACCAATTAGGAGTTCCAGGTCAAGAACCCTAACCAATGAGGAACTTGAAGATCATATAAGAAGACTTCACAGACAGTTTCCAAGATCTGGAAATGAGGTGACATTGTTATAAGTGTATTATAACTAATCAGTATTTTTGTAACATTTTCTAGCATCCTGGCCCGTGTGATGTAGGCTAGCCTACACGTTTTCATTCTGAAAGTTTGTTGGCCTTTTTGTTAGCATAAATAGACGTATAATAGTGTTCATGCACTACCGCTCAAATGTTTAAGAACACCTAGGGTTATTAATGTTTTAGATAGAGTTTCACTAAGGTGACATTAAATTGATTAAAATAGATATCCAATACCTTACCAATGTTGCAAATATCTATCACTGTTGTAAATGACTGATTCATGATTACTAATGTAAATACAACTGCAGAGACATTTTCCTTTTAGCTCATTCATAATTAATTATGTTTGACTATTATTTCTGATATATTTAATGCCACCTTGGGGAATGAAGATTCAATTTTCTATCAAAACACGTCAATTtagtaaaaaaatgttttaccaaaGGTGTAAATTGCCTGTGGTTTCAGATGATGAGGGCATTGCTGCGAGCAGAAGGATTCTTTGTAAcacgacagagagtgagagcgatgcTGACTTATATTGACCCAGCGGCTGCTGCGCGAAGATGGAGTGCTACCGTGGCAAGAAGAACATACCATGTGCCATATCCCAACAGTCTGTGGCATATGGATGGAAACATGCGTCTCATCAGGTATTCAGTTGTATTTGACAATTAAATATGCACTGTTGTACCAAGCAAACTACTTTCTTCTTCAGTAACCAGCTTCCAAAAGCTGTAGAACATGTATTCCCTGATTATCAGAAATTCAGCATTTAAGATGGTCAGCTGGAAAGAGAAACTAGTTTGTTTCTTCTCATATTCTACAAATGGCACCATTAAAGATGTATTGTATATAACTGAGAAGTACTAATTTTGTTGACCAATAGTTTTTCCTTTACAGGTGGGGCTTAGTTGTTCATGGAGCCATAGATGGATACTCACGCCTAGTAACATACCTAAACTGTAATACAAACAACAAAGCTGTCACTGTACTTACACAGTTCTTGAAGGCAACATGCCTGTATGGACTCCCATCCAGAGTTCGCTCTGATCATGGTGGGGAGAACACACAAGTAGCATTGTTCATGAATATTGTCCAGGGTGTAGAGCGCAGTAGTCACATAACAGGGGAATCTGTTCACAACCAGAGGATAGAGCGCCTCTGGAGAGACGTGTTCCTGCAAGTTCTACACTACTTCTACAATGAATTCTACAGCCTAGAGGATGCTGCCATACTAGATCCAGAAAATGACATCCACAAGTTATCACTACACCTGACCTATCTACCAGAAATTCAACGTAGGTTGAACATGTTTAGAGAGGCCTGGAATCAGCACAGTCTAAGGACAGAAAACAACCGAACACCCTCACAGATCTGGACAGAGGGCATGCTGACCAACATAGAGGCAGACAGCACTCCCATCAACAACGTATTTGGTGATGACCCATATAGGGAGGACAGTTTAGAGGCCCTTCTGGCACAACATGGCATCAACAACTTTCCAACTGACATAGAAGAACAGTTCCCAGCTGTAGTTGTCCaacaactaaatgtaaatcttaacCACCAACAACAGCAAGACATTTTGAGGGCTATAGAGGGAATTGTGGACTTGAAAGTGAAATATAGGGTCATACACAGCATTGTTGGCTGCCCTCTCCCCGCACTGGAAGACCTACACAGATCCTGTGCCCAGAACATCATAAAAGACACTTCACACTCCTGGGCACTCCCTGTTTAAAATGTTGCCTTCAGGCAGACAATACAGATCAATCAAGGCAAGGACAAACAGACTAAAACAGTGTCTATCCAACTGCAATAACCACATACCAACATAATGTGCACAATGTTATGTATCatgtaatgactgtgtgtggttcTTTACGGTACAGTCTTAGGTATATTTATTTGAGTAATTTTAGCACTTTAGTAATTTTATCCTGATTTTTAAGTCAATGAATGATCCACTGACCGGAAGCACTTTAATTTCTTTGTACCTGTgacaatgacaataaagatcTATTCTATTCATTTGTGTTTGGGGGCACAGCCTGGCCCAAGGAAAATGCTGTAGACTGTAGTTACATGGAGATTTTTATTAATGGACCCAGTAGTGTTTGTTATGGGACAGTTTATACATGAGATGATCAATAAAACTACCATACCTGAGAAATCCCCAGAACAATATAATGATCAATTCTCGCAACTGGCTGAGCCTAAAACATCAGAACAATGGCCATTTGGTCTCATAGACAGAAGTCCTTGTATTCCACACGTACACTGGTACAACATGATACTAGTGTGTCCATTTCTCTCAGGCAGACAGTCTGAGAGATCAACCAGCCCAACACATATTTCCTACATTATCCTACACTAACTGCAGCTGAGGTGAGGCAGCGCAGATCAACCCTCGCAAGGCTCCTGGCCCAGACGGTATATCAGGTAGGGCCCTTGGGTTGTGCTGACCAGCTAGCAGGGGTCTTCAGTGacgtcttccacctctccctcagcctgtctgtacccCCCATCGCTTCAAGATGACCACCATtatccctgtgcccaagaacACCAAGGTCACATGTATGAACCACTATTGcccgatagcactgacctctgtcatcatgaagtgcttcgagcggctagtcaaatcattcctctgcccctcgctgccccccaccctggacccaatgcagtttgcataccggtccaacaggtctacagacgatgccatcGCTCTGACaatgcacaccgctctctcccacctggacaaagggaatacgtatgtgaggatgctgttcattgactacagctaagcattcaacaccattatcccctccagacttgtctccaagtttgtggacctgggactaagctCCTCCCTCTGCAAGTGGATCTTCAACTTCTTGACGGGGAAGCAGGTGGTGAGAatcggtgaccgcacctcatccacactgatcaccaacacaggcaccccccagggctgtgtgcttaaCCTTGTTCACTCACGATTGTGCGGcaacctccttgttaagtttgctgacgacacaaccatcgtgggcctcatctctgacagtgtcagcctacagagaggaggttgatgacCTGAaatcatggtgtcaggacaataacctctctctcaacatcagcaagaccaaggagatgattgtggactataggaggcggcaggaagaagagcatgcacccctacacatcaacggatccgaagtggaaggtcagctgcttcaagttcctcggggtgaacatcagtgATATGAAGATTTTCTATACATATGTgaggttgtctcttgctgtggtcaagaggtcacgcAGTGGGCCTTTGACAATACCCATATAGATCAGGGAATGTGCTCTGTTTAACCTTTGAGAAAAGTACAAACAATGAGTTATGACACATCACCAGTGTGCTATTTCTCCTGTGCATTAAGTTGTGAAATGTGTACTgt encodes the following:
- the eef1da gene encoding eukaryotic translation elongation factor 1 delta a (guanine nucleotide exchange protein) isoform X1 translates to MERGRDPYDQPRMNGRRGGGPQNAVPVGAVRGGNGPTLARGNLNGDDIHVGRRQRRTRSSQSESQGSGAEEEWVFGSPMEGATALQGLLGERVWYNRRAFEQAESAPQRRNGNQPPLSSSPRNQGRGSRTLTFRSRRPQQHQGPPEEEHHPNSYSQSPGTEGSKRPPAQGRSRARSFSSEPHEGRGRGYRGARRRGLSETEGRPRRDNINMSGLQCLAQENIWFDKPHYDEAEKRFYEGANGPSHQQETEASAILQEIAKARQNIQQSLDGVKTALQLGRERPQKRRHRNSSSHAGGDQELVSRMKSLELENQGLHKVVGDLRAALSKLESRVSSLEKTPKSAAAVVPCAKAAPVQQVKAAQNGDEDDDMDLFGSDEEEDAEAERVREERLAAYAAKKSKKPALIAKSSILLDVKPWDDETDMAKLEECVRTVQMDGLLWGQSKLVPVGYGIKKLQISCVVEDDKVGTDMLEEEITQFEDYVQSVDIAAFNKI
- the eef1da gene encoding eukaryotic translation elongation factor 1 delta a (guanine nucleotide exchange protein) isoform X2 → MERGRDPYDQPRMNGRRGGGPQNAVPVGAVRGGNGPTLARGNLNGDDIHVGRRQRRTRSSQSESQGSGAEEEWVFGSPMEGATALQGLLGERVWYNRRAFEQAESAPQRRNGNQPPLSSSPRNQGRGSRTLTFRSRRPQQHQGPPEEEHHPNSYSQSPGTEGSKRPPAQGRSRARSFSSEPHEGRGRGYRGARRRGLSETEGRPRRDNINMSGLQCLAQENIWFDKPHYDEAEKRFYEGANGPSHQQETEASAILQEIAKARQNIQQSLDGSSSHAGGDQELVSRMKSLELENQGLHKVVGDLRAALSKLESRVSSLEKTPKSAAAVVPCAKAAPVQQVKAAQNGDEDDDMDLFGSDEEEDAEAERVREERLAAYAAKKSKKPALIAKSSILLDVKPWDDETDMAKLEECVRTVQMDGLLWGQSKLVPVGYGIKKLQISCVVEDDKVGTDMLEEEITQFEDYVQSVDIAAFNKI
- the eef1da gene encoding eukaryotic translation elongation factor 1 delta a (guanine nucleotide exchange protein) isoform X3, with product MERGRDPYDQPRMNGRRGGGPQNAVPVGAVRGGNGPTLARGNLNGDDIHVGRRQRRTRSSQSESQGSGAEEEWVFGSPMEGATALQGLLGERVWYNRRAFEQAESAPQRRNGNQPPLSSSPRNQGRGSRTLTFRSRRPQQHQGPPEEEHHPNSYSQSPGTEGSKRPPAQGRSRARSFSSEPHEGRGRGYRGARRRGLSETEGRPRRDNINMSGLQCLAQENIWFDKPHYDEAEKRFYEGANGPSHQQVKTALQLGRERPQKRRHRNSSSHAGGDQELVSRMKSLELENQGLHKVVGDLRAALSKLESRVSSLEKTPKSAAAVVPCAKAAPVQQVKAAQNGDEDDDMDLFGSDEEEDAEAERVREERLAAYAAKKSKKPALIAKSSILLDVKPWDDETDMAKLEECVRTVQMDGLLWGQSKLVPVGYGIKKLQISCVVEDDKVGTDMLEEEITQFEDYVQSVDIAAFNKI
- the eef1da gene encoding eukaryotic translation elongation factor 1 delta a (guanine nucleotide exchange protein) isoform X4, whose protein sequence is MERGRDPYDQPRMNGRRGGGPQNAVPVGAVRGGNGPTLARGNLNGDDIHVGRRQRRTRSSQSESQGSGAEEEWVFGSPMEGATALQGLLGERVWYNRRAFEQAESAPQRRNGNQPPLSSSPRNQGRGSRTLTFRSRRPQQHQGPPEEEHHPNSYSQSPGTEGSKRPPAQGRSRARSFSSEPHEGRGRGYRGARRRGLSETEGRPRRDNINMSGLQCLAQENIWFDKPHYDEAEKRFYEGANGPSHQQSSSHAGGDQELVSRMKSLELENQGLHKVVGDLRAALSKLESRVSSLEKTPKSAAAVVPCAKAAPVQQVKAAQNGDEDDDMDLFGSDEEEDAEAERVREERLAAYAAKKSKKPALIAKSSILLDVKPWDDETDMAKLEECVRTVQMDGLLWGQSKLVPVGYGIKKLQISCVVEDDKVGTDMLEEEITQFEDYVQSVDIAAFNKI
- the eef1da gene encoding eukaryotic translation elongation factor 1 delta a (guanine nucleotide exchange protein) isoform X5, with protein sequence MSGLQCLAQENIWFDKPHYDEAEKRFYEGANGPSHQQSSSHAGGDQELVSRMKSLELENQGLHKVVGDLRAALSKLESRVSSLEKTPKSAAAVVPCAKAAPVQQVKAAQNGDEDDDMDLFGSDEEEDAEAERVREERLAAYAAKKSKKPALIAKSSILLDVKPWDDETDMAKLEECVRTVQMDGLLWGQSKLVPVGYGIKKLQISCVVEDDKVGTDMLEEEITQFEDYVQSVDIAAFNKI